The region TCTCCTCCGCAGAAGAGCCTGCCCTCCCTGGAGCCGGTCTTTATGTACTCGCGGATCTTGTCGAAGGAGGATTTGTTGACCACCGGTCCCATCCAGTTCGCGGGGTCACGCGTCGGCCCGACTTTTATCTTCTTAGTGCGCGCGACGAGCTTCTCGATGAAGGCGTCATAGACTTTCTCGTCCACGATCGCCCGCGAGCATGCGGAGCACTTCTGCCCCTGGAAGCCGAACGCGGATATCGCGATGCCCTCTGCTGCGGCGTCCAGATCCGCCTCGTTGTCCACTATCGCAGCGTCCTTGCCGCCCATCTCCGCCGTGATCCGCTTGATCCATCTCTGCCCTTCATGGTGCTTTGCAGCCTGCTCTACGATGTGCAGCCCCACGTCGCGCGAACCGGTGAAGTTGATGAAGCGCGTCTTCGGGCTCGCGACGAGGTGTTCACCTGCATCGGAGCCGCTGCCCGGCAGGAAATTGATGACGCCGTCGGGGAAACCGGCTTCGCGCGCGAGCTCCACCACCTTTGCTGCGATGATCGGCGAGTCGCTCGCTGGCTTCACGACTACGGTGTTTCCGGCGGCGACCGGCCCGATCGTCATGCCGGCCATGATCGCACACGGAAAGTTCCATGGCGGGATAGCCACGCCGGCGCCGAGGGGGATGTACTCCAGC is a window of bacterium DNA encoding:
- a CDS encoding aldehyde dehydrogenase family protein — translated: MLSPFKNEPFTDFSKPENRKLMEEALSKVEGRLGATYPMILGGKEVRSSGKIKSYNPAKKDEVVGIVEKGTAKDAEAALDAAWKAFESWKRTTPEERATLVVKLAAKMREKKHELSATMVYEVGKSWAEADGDTAEAIDFCEFYGREAIRYGGKHPVCQWPGERNELEYIPLGAGVAIPPWNFPCAIMAGMTIGPVAAGNTVVVKPASDSPIIAAKVVELAREAGFPDGVINFLPGSGSDAGEHLVASPKTRFINFTGSRDVGLHIVEQAAKHHEGQRWIKRITAEMGGKDAAIVDNEADLDAAAEGIAISAFGFQGQKCSACSRAIVDEKVYDAFIEKLVARTKKIKVGPTRDPANWMGPVVNKSSFDKIREYIKTGSREGRLFCGG